The Paenibacillus sp. FSL R7-0204 genome includes a region encoding these proteins:
- a CDS encoding helix-turn-helix domain-containing protein: MTYPKELKEYPRLEEKTYPFRLFFNNCREVSPEQNILFLHWHEHFEIIIMREGQAIFHVDSKPYEAGPGDVLMVPSGGLHVGYSLCSGDLSYVSIVFHASLFKDRNQDSQHEQFVAPYLNNLNQFPVMPAAQQPECAAYYHLLERVIAEVEAKQPAFQLVVKNQLHLFFTLMSRAFPARQRSEREHSERHSIHRERFKPLLEHLENHADQKMSIETAARFVNLNPFHFCKTFKKLTGRTFIDYVNFCRMDEAQRLLLETDLTITEISGRVGCDNPNYFTKLYKQYKGLTPSQARKQG; this comes from the coding sequence ATGACCTATCCGAAGGAACTTAAGGAATATCCAAGGCTGGAAGAGAAAACGTATCCGTTCCGTCTGTTCTTCAACAACTGCCGGGAGGTATCGCCTGAACAGAACATCCTGTTTCTGCACTGGCATGAGCATTTCGAGATAATCATAATGCGCGAAGGTCAGGCCATTTTTCATGTGGACAGCAAGCCTTATGAAGCCGGGCCGGGGGATGTTCTGATGGTGCCCTCCGGCGGGCTTCATGTCGGCTATAGCCTGTGCAGCGGTGACCTGTCGTATGTCTCGATTGTATTCCATGCCTCGCTGTTCAAGGACCGGAACCAGGATTCCCAGCATGAGCAATTTGTAGCTCCGTACCTCAATAATCTGAATCAGTTCCCGGTTATGCCTGCCGCCCAGCAGCCTGAATGCGCCGCGTATTATCATTTGCTGGAGCGGGTGATTGCCGAAGTGGAGGCGAAGCAGCCGGCTTTTCAGCTCGTGGTGAAGAATCAGCTGCACCTGTTCTTCACCCTGATGTCCCGGGCCTTCCCGGCCCGGCAACGCAGCGAGCGGGAGCACAGCGAACGCCATTCGATCCACCGTGAGCGCTTCAAGCCGCTGCTGGAACACCTGGAGAACCACGCAGATCAGAAGATGTCGATTGAGACCGCTGCCAGGTTTGTGAATCTGAACCCTTTTCATTTCTGCAAAACCTTCAAGAAGCTCACCGGCCGGACGTTCATCGATTATGTGAATTTCTGCAGAATGGATGAGGCGCAGCGGCTGCTGCTGGAGACGGACTTGACGATTACCGAGATCTCAGGCCGGGTCGGCTGTGACAATCCGAATTACTTCACTAAGCTGTACAAGCAGTACAAGGGTCTAACCCCTTCCCAGGCACGAAAACAAGGGTGA
- a CDS encoding Gfo/Idh/MocA family protein, with protein MKQLRIGMIGYKFMGKAHSNAYRSLPMFFPKAVKPQMSVICGRNEEAVTEAAAQLGWSESVTDWKELIARSDIDLVDINAPSNAHKEIALAAAAAGKHIFCEKPLALNLEDSREMLEAAEKAGIAHMIGFNYRFSPAVRLAKRLIESGRLGTIYHFRAWFLQDWILDPEFPLVWRLQKEVAGSGSHGDLGAHLIDLAHFLVGDVEEVIGMSETFVKERPLATEMTGLSAKAGKDAPRGPVTVDDATLFLARFANGALGSFEATRFAAGHRSTNSFEINGSLGSVKFDFERMNELEVYLTSDDEDVQGFRRVLATDPSHDYSEAWWPPGHTIGFEHTFIHEMLELSNAIEEGRQPEPNFNDGVKCQAVLEAVERSIEQRRWVPISEM; from the coding sequence ATGAAACAGCTACGCATTGGAATGATAGGTTATAAATTCATGGGCAAGGCCCACAGCAACGCTTACCGCAGTCTGCCAATGTTCTTCCCCAAGGCAGTTAAGCCGCAAATGTCGGTCATCTGCGGACGTAATGAGGAAGCGGTTACAGAGGCGGCAGCACAGCTTGGCTGGTCGGAGAGTGTGACCGACTGGAAAGAACTGATCGCACGCAGCGATATTGATCTGGTCGATATTAATGCGCCAAGCAATGCCCATAAAGAGATTGCACTTGCGGCTGCGGCAGCAGGCAAGCATATCTTCTGCGAGAAGCCGCTAGCCCTGAATCTGGAGGATTCCCGCGAGATGCTGGAGGCTGCCGAAAAGGCTGGAATTGCGCATATGATTGGCTTCAACTACCGTTTCTCCCCGGCGGTGCGGCTGGCGAAGCGGCTGATCGAGAGCGGCCGGCTGGGCACAATCTATCACTTCCGCGCATGGTTCCTGCAAGACTGGATTCTCGATCCGGAATTCCCGCTGGTCTGGCGGCTCCAGAAGGAGGTTGCCGGTTCGGGATCGCATGGTGATCTCGGGGCGCATCTGATTGATCTGGCTCATTTCCTGGTCGGAGATGTAGAGGAGGTTATCGGTATGAGCGAGACCTTTGTCAAGGAGCGTCCGCTGGCAACGGAGATGACGGGGCTGAGTGCCAAGGCTGGCAAGGATGCGCCGCGCGGTCCCGTAACCGTGGATGATGCAACATTGTTCCTGGCCCGCTTTGCGAACGGTGCACTGGGCAGCTTCGAGGCAACGCGGTTTGCCGCCGGACATCGTTCGACTAACTCCTTCGAGATCAATGGCAGTCTCGGCAGTGTGAAGTTTGATTTTGAACGGATGAATGAGCTGGAGGTCTACCTGACCTCGGATGACGAGGATGTGCAGGGCTTCCGCCGGGTGCTAGCCACCGATCCGTCCCATGACTATTCGGAAGCGTGGTGGCCGCCGGGCCACACCATCGGGTTCGAGCATACCTTCATTCATGAGATGCTGGAGCTGTCGAATGCCATTGAGGAGGGACGCCAGCCGGAGCCGAACTTCAACGACGGTGTGAAGTGCCAGGCGGTGCTCGAAGCGGTCGAGCGTTCGATCGAGCAGCGGCGCTGGGTTCCGATATCTGAGATGTAA
- a CDS encoding IS3 family transposase (programmed frameshift), translating to MGNLNRTLFTEDSIRRLEKNPNVQRVSETNISYTAEFKLSAVKAYNEGTPPSEIFLRAGFDLDLIGSKKPKHSLKRWRDSFAKYGELGLLEERRGKGSAGRKPASPLSADEELKRAKAKIKLLEAEVGLSKKARSARTEQRKTLTPSERYEIIYHTLRAHGLNRMTRYLCEVAAVSTSGYYRWLGSEQRRQLRTADDERDLVLIKQHFDALQGRAGALVIKMRLEHLSGVTMNHKKIRRLMRKFNLVAAIRQANPYRKMAKATQEHQTCANLLKRQFDQKEPEKVFLTDITYLRYGNGQWAYLSCVKDGATRQILADCVAGTLELPLVEKTIRRLLERLDGNLHPEAIFHSDQGMHYTHPKTRLQMEQAGFQQSMSRKGNCWDNASMESFFGHMKDEMSVRDCQNLTEVRARVSEYIAYYNSERYQWTLKKMTPDEFRSHLLAS from the exons GTGGGAAACTTAAATCGAACCCTATTTACGGAGGATAGCATCAGAAGATTAGAGAAGAATCCAAATGTTCAGCGAGTATCCGAGACGAATATTTCGTATACTGCTGAGTTTAAGTTATCGGCAGTGAAGGCCTACAACGAGGGGACACCCCCGTCAGAAATATTTCTTAGGGCGGGCTTTGACCTGGATCTCATCGGTTCTAAAAAACCAAAGCATAGTTTGAAACGCTGGAGAGATAGCTTTGCTAAATATGGTGAACTTGGACTACTGGAAGAACGGCGTGGCAAAGGCAGCGCTGGGCGAAAGCCTGCGAGTCCCTTGTCTGCTGACGAAGAACTGAAGCGCGCAAAGGCGAAGATCAAATTACTAGAAGCTGAGGTCG GACTTTCTAAAAAAGCTCGAAGCGCTCGAACGGAACAAAGGAAGACCTTAACCCCTTCGGAGCGCTACGAGATCATTTATCACACCCTGAGAGCCCATGGACTCAACCGCATGACGCGTTATCTCTGTGAAGTCGCCGCCGTGAGCACCAGTGGCTATTACAGATGGCTGGGCTCCGAGCAAAGACGCCAACTTCGTACAGCCGACGACGAGCGTGACCTTGTTCTCATTAAGCAACACTTCGACGCCTTACAAGGAAGAGCTGGCGCTTTGGTGATTAAGATGCGTTTGGAGCATCTCAGCGGGGTCACCATGAACCACAAGAAGATTCGCCGATTAATGCGTAAGTTTAACCTTGTCGCGGCCATACGGCAAGCGAACCCGTACCGTAAGATGGCAAAGGCTACGCAGGAGCATCAGACCTGTGCCAATTTACTGAAACGCCAATTTGACCAGAAAGAGCCGGAGAAAGTCTTTCTAACCGATATCACGTACCTGCGGTACGGAAACGGACAGTGGGCTTATCTATCGTGCGTAAAAGATGGAGCAACAAGACAAATTCTTGCCGACTGTGTAGCAGGGACACTAGAGTTACCACTCGTTGAAAAGACCATTCGGCGCCTGCTGGAACGGCTGGATGGAAACCTTCATCCAGAAGCCATTTTCCACTCCGATCAGGGCATGCACTACACGCATCCTAAAACTCGTCTCCAAATGGAGCAGGCAGGTTTTCAACAGTCCATGTCCCGTAAAGGGAACTGTTGGGACAATGCATCAATGGAGTCATTCTTTGGGCACATGAAAGATGAAATGAGCGTTCGAGATTGTCAGAATCTTACGGAAGTCAGGGCTCGTGTTTCGGAATATATTGCCTACTATAACTCCGAGCGATACCAATGGACATTAAAAAAGATGACTCCTGACGAATTCAGAAGTCATCTCCTTGCGAGCTAG
- a CDS encoding L-serine ammonia-lyase, iron-sulfur-dependent, subunit alpha has protein sequence MRSLTELFKIGSGPSSSHTMGPEKAAGIFKAENEDADQFKALIYGSLAKTGKGHMTDKAIIRALYPVRTEVQFVPQPDFDLPHPNTMDLFAYQDGQQTASMRVASIGGGEIVIDGREEKRGPDVYPENSFAEISAYCKANHIRLSDYVEQREGLQIWEFLQGIWEAMKRSIDEGLSVTGILEGGLNVERKAKYLYHQGTVDESPETRENRIVSAYAFAVNEQNAAAGTVVTAPTCGACGVVPASLRYMQEKLLVPDEQILRALAVGGLIGNLVKHNASISGAQCGCQAEVGTACSMAAAALAELSGMEIGQIEYAAEVAMEHHLGLTCDPINGLVQIPCIERNAVGAMRAINALSLAKFLSGTRKISFDLVVQTMYQTGLDMNSRYRETSEGGLAKFYNMGS, from the coding sequence ATGAGATCGTTGACTGAGCTATTCAAGATTGGCAGCGGACCGTCCAGCTCCCATACCATGGGGCCGGAGAAGGCAGCCGGAATCTTCAAAGCAGAAAATGAAGACGCAGACCAGTTCAAGGCACTGATCTATGGTTCCCTTGCCAAAACAGGTAAAGGCCATATGACGGACAAGGCTATTATTCGGGCACTCTATCCCGTCCGGACGGAGGTTCAATTTGTTCCGCAGCCTGACTTTGATTTGCCTCATCCCAATACAATGGACTTGTTCGCTTACCAGGACGGTCAGCAAACAGCCTCCATGCGTGTTGCCAGTATCGGCGGCGGGGAGATCGTGATTGATGGGCGGGAGGAGAAGCGGGGACCTGATGTCTACCCGGAGAACAGCTTTGCAGAGATCAGTGCCTATTGTAAAGCGAATCATATCCGTCTAAGCGATTACGTCGAGCAGCGTGAAGGCCTACAGATCTGGGAGTTCCTCCAAGGCATCTGGGAAGCGATGAAGCGGTCGATCGACGAAGGACTGTCTGTCACAGGTATTCTGGAGGGCGGCCTGAATGTCGAACGCAAGGCGAAATATCTGTATCATCAGGGGACTGTGGATGAGAGCCCGGAGACGCGGGAGAACCGGATCGTCAGCGCGTACGCTTTTGCCGTCAATGAACAGAATGCGGCCGCCGGTACAGTCGTAACGGCTCCAACCTGCGGGGCCTGCGGTGTTGTCCCCGCCTCGCTCCGTTATATGCAGGAGAAGCTGCTGGTCCCGGACGAACAGATTCTACGGGCGCTGGCCGTCGGCGGGCTCATTGGCAATCTGGTCAAGCATAACGCCTCGATCAGCGGCGCTCAGTGCGGCTGCCAGGCGGAGGTTGGCACGGCTTGCTCTATGGCAGCAGCTGCACTGGCTGAACTGTCCGGGATGGAGATCGGCCAGATTGAGTATGCAGCGGAGGTGGCCATGGAGCACCACCTGGGGTTAACCTGCGATCCGATTAACGGACTGGTTCAGATCCCTTGCATTGAGCGGAACGCTGTCGGTGCGATGCGGGCAATCAATGCGCTGAGTCTGGCCAAATTCTTGTCGGGTACCCGTAAAATATCCTTTGATCTGGTTGTTCAGACCATGTATCAGACAGGCTTAGATATGAACAGCAGGTACCGTGAAACTTCAGAGGGCGGGCTCGCTAAGTTCTACAACATGGGCAGTTAA
- a CDS encoding enoyl-CoA hydratase/isomerase family protein gives MFNRKMTGPTRLEEYSEKYKDLFLMTRRGGILEVRMHTDGGPLQFDWPVQAAYGQVWSDIGRDSENEVMILTGTGELWQTGNPEVWKRKFMDWPNRRKLEMYHESLRMIENMVHCLGIPTIGAINGTGAHWQLGTLCDITICTDDTAFFDAHYLGGVPPGDGIVLALQRILGTKKAAYYAYTGLNINAQEALDLGLVSEVLPREQLLPRAWELAEMIMQAPRSTRHLTHSIVAHPWKQALAQNQGLQLTQQLVDMAIDEEGIHERLMKLKERFQRNDN, from the coding sequence ATGTTCAATAGAAAGATGACCGGACCTACCCGGCTCGAAGAATACTCGGAGAAGTACAAGGACTTGTTCCTCATGACCCGACGCGGCGGCATCCTCGAAGTGCGCATGCACACTGACGGGGGACCTTTGCAATTCGACTGGCCGGTCCAAGCGGCATATGGTCAGGTATGGTCAGATATTGGCCGTGATTCTGAGAATGAGGTCATGATTCTTACAGGGACAGGAGAGTTATGGCAGACCGGCAATCCTGAAGTCTGGAAAAGAAAATTCATGGATTGGCCGAATCGCCGGAAGCTGGAAATGTACCATGAATCACTCCGGATGATTGAAAATATGGTTCATTGCCTGGGCATCCCCACGATTGGGGCGATCAATGGCACAGGCGCACACTGGCAATTGGGAACGCTTTGTGATATTACCATTTGTACGGATGACACAGCCTTCTTCGATGCCCATTATCTGGGTGGTGTACCGCCCGGAGATGGAATCGTCCTGGCACTTCAAAGGATACTGGGAACCAAGAAAGCGGCATACTATGCATACACGGGCTTGAATATTAATGCTCAAGAGGCATTAGATCTAGGTCTGGTCAGTGAGGTATTGCCTCGTGAACAGCTTCTTCCACGGGCATGGGAGCTGGCAGAGATGATCATGCAGGCCCCCCGCTCTACAAGACATCTTACGCATTCGATTGTGGCGCACCCGTGGAAACAAGCTTTGGCACAGAATCAGGGTCTTCAGCTTACTCAGCAATTGGTTGACATGGCGATTGATGAAGAGGGGATTCATGAACGGCTGATGAAGCTTAAGGAACGTTTTCAGAGGAATGACAACTGA
- a CDS encoding enoyl-CoA hydratase/isomerase family protein, with protein MTERRMIGPTKFEEYSEKYKEFLLMTRRDGILEVRLHTDGGSYTHNWEAHTAWSHAWSDIGRDPENEVMIITGTGDKWLIGDPEVWNTKFMDWPKQKKLEQYHESLRLLENLIFCIDIPTIGAVNGPGTHCELATLCDITICTEDADFFDPHYLGGTPPGDGMLLTLQSMIGFKKAAYYAYTGKNINGQTALDLGIVSEVLPREKLLPRAWELAEMIMQAPRSTRHLSHSIISRPWKQALVADQGFQLAHQMYDMAIDEEGALERLKKMQGRLMGNDVQ; from the coding sequence ATGACAGAGAGACGTATGATTGGACCGACCAAATTTGAAGAGTACTCGGAGAAATACAAGGAATTCCTGTTAATGACACGCCGTGACGGTATCCTTGAAGTGCGTCTTCACACCGATGGAGGTTCGTACACGCACAATTGGGAAGCTCATACCGCATGGTCTCATGCCTGGTCAGATATTGGCCGTGACCCTGAGAACGAAGTCATGATTATTACGGGAACCGGGGATAAATGGCTGATTGGCGACCCTGAGGTCTGGAACACGAAATTTATGGACTGGCCGAAGCAAAAGAAGCTCGAACAGTATCATGAATCGCTGAGATTACTTGAGAATTTGATCTTCTGCATTGACATTCCGACCATCGGGGCGGTCAACGGGCCGGGAACGCACTGCGAACTTGCAACGCTCTGTGATATTACGATTTGTACGGAAGACGCGGACTTTTTTGATCCGCATTATCTGGGAGGCACGCCTCCGGGAGATGGAATGCTGCTCACACTGCAGAGCATGATCGGGTTCAAAAAAGCAGCCTACTACGCCTATACCGGCAAGAATATCAATGGTCAGACCGCATTGGACCTGGGTATCGTCAGTGAAGTTCTGCCCCGCGAAAAGCTTCTTCCGCGCGCATGGGAGCTGGCGGAGATGATCATGCAGGCACCGCGTTCAACGAGACATCTGTCTCACTCCATTATCTCCCGGCCATGGAAGCAGGCTCTGGTCGCTGATCAAGGGTTCCAGCTTGCCCACCAGATGTACGACATGGCCATTGATGAAGAAGGAGCGCTGGAACGCCTGAAGAAAATGCAAGGACGCCTGATGGGCAACGATGTTCAATAG
- a CDS encoding M20 metallopeptidase family protein, translating to MFIVSEEAEDLMSMAHQLQDKMVMYRHHLHAVPELDLSLPKTTAYVKEALESMGLKPTPVGESGLTVTIGGQHGGKVVLIRADMDALPIQEETDLSYASLNSNMHACGHDMHTTMLLGAAEILKANEAELRGTVKLMFQPGEETLHGAQMMLEHGILGNPKVDAAMMLHVLTGMPLPMGQFVVPEEGGAISASSDWFEIIIRGRGSHGAMPEAAVDPLNVAAHLHLALQGILSREISPIDNAVLTIGVMEGGTTNNVIPDMARLKGSVRTFNAALRDKMENRIREIAAGIGGTFQAKLEVIYTRGCPEVKTDGGLNGQMRASIANTFGDGSYIGITELVPGGKLMGSEDFAFVSQAVPSTTVFLNAGNIEEGYSYPVHHPKTMFSDEVLHRGAAAYAAFARDWLENNR from the coding sequence ATGTTCATTGTGAGTGAAGAAGCTGAAGACTTAATGAGTATGGCTCATCAGCTGCAGGACAAAATGGTCATGTACAGGCATCATCTTCATGCGGTTCCAGAGCTTGATCTAAGTTTGCCTAAGACAACTGCATACGTAAAAGAGGCATTGGAATCGATGGGGCTTAAGCCCACTCCCGTCGGGGAATCAGGGCTAACAGTTACCATTGGCGGACAGCATGGCGGGAAGGTGGTTCTAATCCGTGCGGATATGGACGCTTTGCCCATTCAAGAAGAAACGGATCTGTCTTACGCGTCGTTGAACAGTAACATGCACGCCTGCGGCCACGACATGCATACTACCATGCTGCTCGGAGCAGCCGAGATCTTGAAGGCTAACGAAGCTGAGCTTCGCGGGACGGTTAAGCTTATGTTTCAGCCGGGTGAAGAGACGCTGCACGGGGCACAGATGATGCTGGAGCATGGGATTCTGGGCAATCCCAAGGTGGATGCAGCCATGATGCTTCATGTGTTGACCGGAATGCCACTTCCTATGGGGCAATTTGTAGTGCCTGAGGAAGGCGGAGCGATATCAGCTTCTTCGGATTGGTTCGAAATCATCATCCGGGGAAGGGGCTCACATGGCGCAATGCCCGAGGCCGCAGTGGACCCCTTAAATGTAGCGGCTCATCTTCATCTGGCGCTGCAAGGTATCCTTAGCCGGGAAATATCACCGATTGATAATGCAGTCCTTACCATTGGCGTGATGGAAGGCGGAACGACGAACAACGTGATTCCCGATATGGCCAGATTGAAAGGCAGCGTGCGCACATTTAATGCTGCATTGCGGGATAAAATGGAGAACCGTATCCGCGAAATTGCCGCAGGAATCGGAGGGACTTTTCAGGCAAAACTGGAAGTGATCTATACGCGGGGGTGTCCTGAGGTGAAAACGGATGGCGGGCTTAACGGGCAAATGAGGGCTTCGATTGCAAATACCTTTGGGGACGGCTCCTACATCGGTATAACTGAGCTGGTTCCCGGCGGTAAATTAATGGGCTCGGAAGATTTCGCATTTGTATCTCAGGCGGTGCCAAGTACCACTGTGTTTCTTAACGCAGGCAATATCGAAGAAGGTTATAGTTACCCTGTACACCATCCAAAGACGATGTTCTCGGATGAGGTGCTTCATAGAGGGGCTGCGGCTTACGCAGCTTTTGCCAGAGACTGGCTTGAAAATAACAGATAA
- a CDS encoding transcriptional regulator produces the protein MKIKLGIITPESHMDYFRAIEEEMRPLCQFRFLIISNFRETTDIYLKNLDSVDGFVISGRMLYEAIDKECLDDKVPVHILHDDENLLYRELFRLLVTEPELDISRIYVDYAYIIESFSEFQQYLTHEGKPVNSGNLLERVETMLENHITLWEDKKIDLSITAFGHFVPELQKHGVKYILIRPTLKSVKETISEIINEITILKLKNQRAVVACLSVQKNQQSSEEELHELKVLVGRFLHDINLADTTQISDGYVRLYTTYGNFMRITSNAHNCSLLEYLEERIQDKVKIGWGSGHEYFQANVNATKAHRQAEAYPGSSSFFIDENQKVAGPMRSMNVIQFSEQGDPEIIALAKRIGINNINLQKIISYAEIMRTNKLSSEDVAQCLSMTVKGANRILNKIEESKLVQTVFEKRDNSKGRPKKYYELLFLDNEGRKLSR, from the coding sequence ATGAAAATCAAGCTGGGTATTATCACGCCAGAGTCCCATATGGATTATTTCCGCGCTATTGAAGAAGAAATGCGGCCCCTATGCCAGTTCCGCTTCCTTATCATCAGCAACTTCCGGGAAACAACGGACATTTATCTCAAAAACCTGGATTCGGTGGATGGATTTGTGATCAGCGGGAGAATGCTTTACGAGGCCATCGACAAGGAATGCCTGGATGACAAGGTACCTGTTCACATTTTGCATGATGATGAGAACCTGCTGTACAGAGAGCTTTTCCGGCTGCTGGTTACAGAACCTGAACTTGATATCTCCCGGATCTATGTGGATTATGCGTATATCATCGAGTCTTTCAGCGAATTCCAGCAATACCTGACTCATGAAGGAAAGCCCGTTAACAGCGGAAATCTGCTTGAGCGGGTGGAGACCATGCTGGAGAACCATATCACGCTATGGGAAGATAAGAAAATAGATCTGTCTATCACGGCGTTCGGCCACTTTGTTCCAGAACTCCAAAAGCACGGCGTCAAATATATCTTAATCCGGCCCACTTTGAAGAGCGTTAAAGAGACCATCAGCGAGATCATCAACGAAATTACCATCCTCAAGCTTAAGAACCAGAGGGCAGTGGTTGCATGTCTATCGGTCCAAAAGAATCAGCAGTCCTCCGAAGAGGAGCTTCATGAGCTGAAAGTCCTGGTCGGCAGGTTTCTGCACGATATAAACCTGGCAGACACAACGCAAATTTCGGATGGCTATGTCAGACTGTACACCACCTACGGCAACTTCATGAGAATCACCTCTAACGCTCATAACTGCTCCCTGCTGGAGTATCTGGAGGAGCGCATACAGGACAAGGTGAAGATCGGGTGGGGCTCGGGGCATGAATATTTTCAAGCGAACGTTAACGCCACCAAGGCTCACAGACAGGCGGAAGCCTATCCGGGCAGTTCCAGCTTTTTCATAGACGAGAATCAGAAGGTTGCCGGCCCCATGCGCAGCATGAATGTCATCCAGTTCTCTGAACAGGGGGACCCGGAAATCATTGCGTTAGCCAAAAGGATCGGAATCAACAACATCAATTTACAGAAAATCATATCCTATGCAGAAATCATGCGAACCAATAAACTGTCCTCCGAGGATGTTGCACAGTGCCTGTCCATGACCGTCAAAGGTGCCAACCGAATTCTTAACAAAATCGAGGAAAGTAAACTCGTACAAACAGTATTTGAAAAAAGGGACAACAGTAAGGGGCGGCCCAAAAAATATTACGAGCTGTTGTTTCTCGACAATGAAGGGCGCAAATTAAGCAGATGA